One window of Arvicola amphibius chromosome 6, mArvAmp1.2, whole genome shotgun sequence genomic DNA carries:
- the Edn1 gene encoding endothelin-1 — protein MDYFPVIFSLLFVAFQGAPETAVLGAELSTRAENGGESPPPSTPWRHRRSKRCSCSSLMDKECVYFCHLDIIWVNTPERVVPYGLGSPSRSKRSLKDLLSTKATDNGNRCQCADQKDKKCWNFCQAGKDLRAQNTMQKGLEDFKKRRACSKLGKKCIYQQLVEGRKIRRLEAISNSIRTSFRVAKLKAELYRDQKLTHNRAH, from the exons ATGGATTATTTTCCCGTGATCTTCTCGCTGCTGTTTGTGGCTTTCCAAGGAGCCCCAGAAACAG CTGTCTTGGGAGCAGAGCTCAGCACCCGAGCTGAGAATGGAGGGGAGAGCCCCCCTCCCAGCACACCCTGGAGACACCGAAGGTCCAAGCGTTGCTCCTGTTCCTCCTTGATGGACAAGGAGTGTGTCTACTTCTGCCACTTGGACATCATCTGGGTCAACACTCCCGA GCGTGTTGTTCCATACGGCCTGGGAAGCCCTTCCCGGTCCAAGCGTTCCTTGAAGGACTTACTTTCCACGAAGGCCACAGACAACGGGAACAGATGTCAATGCGCTGACCAAAAGGACAAGAAGTGCTGGAATTTCTGTCAAGCAGGAAAAGACCTCAG AGCCCAAAATACCATGCAGAAAGGCTTAGAGGACTTCAAGAAAAGAAGAGCCTGTTCGAAGCTAGGAAAGAAATGTATCTATCAGCAgctggtggaaggaaggaaaataagaag GTTGGAGGCCATCAGCAATAGCATCAGGACATCTTTTCGTGTTGCAAAGTTGAAAGCTGAGCTCTATAGAGACCAGAAGTTGACACACAACAGAGCACACTGA